The Faecalibacter bovis genome includes the window TTGTGTTACTCTTTTTTTATTTGTTGAAATAATTGATTAAAATTTTTCTTTTTTATCAATCCAGAAAACTTTCCTATAACTTCTAAGTTTTCATCTAAAATTATCCATAATGGAAATGCAATATCTTGATATGCAATAAATTCTGTAACAAAAGAATGAGTTTTGGTTTGAATATTAGGTTGATATTTTTGACCTAAAAATTCTATTTCGTTCAAAGATTCTCCATTCAATTTTATAAAATAGAAATTGGAATTCAGTTCAGATTTAATACTTTCATTTTTTTCAATTTCTTTCTCTTGAATTTTACAAATCCTACACCAATCTGTATTGAAATACAGGAAAATAGGTTTTGGATTTTGTTTAAATTGTTGATTAAAATCTTTTAAGTCAATCTGAGCATGAACAGGATTTAAACCAAAACATAAAATTGCAAATAGCCAATTTTTCATATTATCTAATCGTATATCTAACACCTAAAAATCCTCGTATTCCTTGTAAAGGAGAGTAATTGTAACCAGTGTCAAACGTATAACCATTTGAGTTATTAATCGGATCGTCAACTTCATAATCAAATGGATCAAAAGGTCGCATTAAAGGATTGTCTGGTACAAAATTGAAAATATTTTTCAAACCTCCATAGATTTCAAATTTACTGAAAGATTTAGTTAATTGAACGTTACTTAGCATGTACGTTTTAGAAAATTCAGGTCTGTAATCATTTTCTAAAATTGGTAATCTCATTTTTCCATACCAAGTTCTTGTCAAGTCGATGTTCCATTTTTTAGGAAAAGCATAGGAAATTGTATAATTCCCAGACCATTTTGGTGCATGTAATTGTTGAATAGTTACTTCTAAATTTTCTTCATTTTTTTCTTTTCGAAATACATCAATGTAAGAAACTCCAAGATTAATTTTTAAAGGAAAATTGAAAACAATATCCGCATTGACAGAAATTCATTGTGAAATGGCATGACCATCTAAATTATCATAAATAATTTGATCTTGATTTGTTTCAAAATCGCCAATAATTTTGTTTGTGAAATAGGAATAGAATGCAGTTGCATCTAAATTTACGTTACCGAAATTGAATGTATTATTGTATACATAATTTATGTTTCCGTTGTATGATTTTTCAGGATTTAAATCATTTTTAATAATAACATCTCGTGATCCAGTTAAAGCTGCATGATCTTCTGTAAATAGATTTACAACACGAAATCCGGTTCCAAAACTTGCACGAATTGTATGAGTTTTATTCGGTGATAATTTATACGCAACACGAGGCGAGTGAATTCCTTTGTGATGTTTATCGTAATCAAATCGATAACCTAATAATAATTTATGAGTAGGATTAAATGTAATTTCATCTTGTATAAAAACTCCAGGTAAAGGAGATTCCATAGGTGAATTAGATAATCCATCGTTACTTAACGTTCCAGGTGTATTATCGTCATAAAGTGTGTATCTATACGTAGCTCCAGTTAATAAACTATGTTTACCAATTAGTTTATCCCAATAGATTTGTCCAAATGCAACATGTTGTTTAGCTTGGTAAGAATCTGTTCCGTAAAATGAATCTTGTTGATGATAGTTGTAAGAAAATTGAGTGTAAATATTTTCTGTTGTTGGTAGTTGATACATACCAAGAATTTCAGCACGATTAGTAAATATACTTTCGCCATAAACTTCGTCACTTCCGCGATGTATATTTTTATCATATTGCATTTCACCACCCCAACGATCTTCATAAACATATCGTGCAGCTAAATTTGCAATCTTGTTGTCTGTGCGTTTAAAATTCCATTTATTAAAAATTGAAATTCTATCTTGAAGTGTTACATCTGTGAAGTTGTCGTTATTCTTGACTTGTTTATTACCAAAATTAAAATAATTAAGACCTATTAAACTACTTGCATTATCATTGACTTTAAATTTATAGGCTAAATCGATATTATTTTCTAACCAAGTTGTAGAATATATATCGGCATGAAATGTATTTGCTTTGCTAGCATCTTTTGTGATGATATTGATTAAACCACCCATTGCTTCAGTTCCATATAGCGATGAAGCAGGTCCTTTTACAACTTCAATTCTGTCAATTAAACTATTAGGAATACCATTCAATCCATAAACAGTGGATAATGCTGAAACTATTGGCATACCATCAATCAAAATCATAGTATAAGGTCCTTCCATACCATTGATATGAATATCTCCAGTTGCACAAACATTACAATTAATTTGTGGTTGAATACCATTAATCATTCCGATGGATTCAAATAATGATGGATTGGGATTGGTTTTAAAATATTTGGATGTATAAACTTCAACCGGTACAGATGAATCTTTTCTAGAAACGGGTTTCATCGTTCCTGTTAAAACTACTTCTTTTAGAGATTCATTTTGTTCATTCTCAATTTGAACTGAATCATTAGTTATTTCTTGTGCATGTGTTATACAAGTTGCTAAAAGTAATAAGGAAATGAATTTTTTGTTCATAATAAGATTGATGTATTTTATTTGTTAGACAAATCTAACAAAAATTAAATTAAGCTAAAACAAATAAGATGTATTTATATATAATTTATATTTGTTGAATGAATTCATTAGTTGAAGAAAATTACTTAAAAACACTATTTCATCTATCAGGAAATGGTCGAGGTGAAGTAAATGTTAAGGATTTGAGTAAGTCACTAAATATTAAAATGCCGACTGTAAATAGTATGATGAAAAAGTTGGCTGAAAAGGATTTAGTGTTTTATGAAACTTATAAACCACTTCGTTTAACTGAGCAAGGTGTGCTGAAAGCTGCATTAATTGTGCGTAAGCATAGATTAACAGAAATGTTTTTGGTAGAGAAGATGGGAATTGGATGGGAACATGTTCATGACATTGCCGAGCAAGTTGAACATATAAAAAGTCAATTGTTTTTTGACAAAATGGATGAAATTTTAAATTATCCAACTATTGATCCGCATGGATCTCCGATTCCAGATAAAGATGGAAATTTTAAAAGTGTGAATTATAAATTCTTGAATGAATTTAAAATTGAAGATAAAGTGGAATTTTGTGCTGTTACAAAATCATCAGATGAATTTTTAAAATTTTTGAATTCGAAGAATATTCATCTTGGTGACCAAATTATAATTGAGCATATTGAGAATTTCGATCAGTCAATGACTGTAAGATTTTTGAAGGATAATAGAGTTGAGGTGTTTAGTTTAGAAGTTACCTCTCGTTTATTAGTAAAATAAAAAGGAAGCAATTTGCTTCCTTTTCAATTTATATTATTTTGCTGTTCCTTTAACTCTAAAGATTTTGCGAGAAGCAACTGGGTCATTAGAAGTAATTGTAACTGTTTTATTAAAAACTCCTGCCGATGATCCTACAGAATAATTTACTTTAATATCTGCACTTTCTCCTGGAGCAATAGGTGTTTTTGGATATTCAGGTACTGTACAACCACAAGATCCCACAACACTTTTGATAACCAATGGTTCTTTCCCTGTATTTGTAATTTTCATTACAGAATTTACAGTTGTTCCTAATTTAACATCTCCTAATTCTAAATTATCTGATCCTAATTTAAGTTCTTG containing:
- a CDS encoding thioredoxin family protein, which encodes MKNWLFAILCFGLNPVHAQIDLKDFNQQFKQNPKPIFLYFNTDWCRICKIQEKEIEKNESIKSELNSNFYFIKLNGESLNEIEFLGQKYQPNIQTKTHSFVTEFIAYQDIAFPLWIILDENLEVIGKFSGLIKKKNFNQLFQQIKKE
- a CDS encoding metal-dependent transcriptional regulator gives rise to the protein MNSLVEENYLKTLFHLSGNGRGEVNVKDLSKSLNIKMPTVNSMMKKLAEKDLVFYETYKPLRLTEQGVLKAALIVRKHRLTEMFLVEKMGIGWEHVHDIAEQVEHIKSQLFFDKMDEILNYPTIDPHGSPIPDKDGNFKSVNYKFLNEFKIEDKVEFCAVTKSSDEFLKFLNSKNIHLGDQIIIEHIENFDQSMTVRFLKDNRVEVFSLEVTSRLLVK
- a CDS encoding DUF1573 domain-containing protein → MKKIMLLGAFVMGFSTLFAQELKLGSDNLELGDVKLGTTVNSVMKITNTGKEPLVIKSVVGSCGCTVPEYPKTPIAPGESADIKVNYSVGSSAGVFNKTVTITSNDPVASRKIFRVKGTAK